The segment AGGAGCTGAATCATGTGGCGGACCGCGCCGTGCATGTCTGGGCGCCGAGCCTGGAAGCGCTCTTTGAGCAGGCAGCGCGCGCCATGTTCAGCCTGATGACCGATATCTCGGCGATCCATCCCGAGCGCCGGCATGAGATTACCATAGAGACGGAAGACCTGGAGACCGCGCTGGTGGACTGGCTGAATGCCCTCCTTTTCTGGCGCGAGACCCAGGGGGAGATGTACAGCGATTTTCGGGTGCGGTGGGAAGACGGCCTTCTGCGAGGGGAATTCGCCGGCCAGCCGGGGTATCCTACCTTTGCGGTGGTGAAGGCGGCCACGTTCCATGACCTGCGCATCGAGCAGGATGAACAGGGATTGTGGCATGCCACCATCGTGTTCGACACTTGAGGACGCGCGGCCGGCGTTTTGGCATGGACGAGGAGGTGTGCCATGGTGAAGAAGACCGACCTGCGAAAGATTGACGAGTATCTGTACGAGATTCCGAAAGAGTTCCGCCCCGATATGCGGGTGCCGGCGCGGCTGTATGCCGATGAGGCCATATTAGAGGACGCCCTGGGCGACCGCTCCATCGAGCAGTTGGTCAACACCGCCACGCTCCCCGGTGTGGTGCGGTATACGCTGGCCATGCCGGATATCCATCAGGGCTACGGTCCCCCCATCGGCGGCGTGATCGCCACGCGCCATCCCGACGGCATCATCTCGCCCGGCGCCACCGGCTACGACATCAACTGCGGCGTGCGCGTGCTGGTCAGTAATATCACCGCCGATGAGCTTCGGCCCCACCTGGAGAAGCTGGTCAATGCCCTTTTCCAGAACATCCCCAGCGGGGTGGGCAAGGGGGGCGCTATCCGGTTGAACACCAAAGAGCTGGACGAGGTGATGGTACGTGGGGCGGCCTTCGCGGTGGAGCGGGGCTACGGTTCCCGCGAGGACCTGGAGCGCACGGAGGAGCGGGGCGCGCTCGCCGGCGCGGATCCCGCCGCGGTCAGCCGGCATGCCCGCGAGCGCGGCAGTCCCCAACTGGGCACCCTCGGCTCCGGCAACCACTTCATTGAGGTCTCCGTCGTCGAGGAGGTCTATGACCCCGAGGTGGCCGATGCCTGGGGCCTTTTCCCCGGCCAGATCGCGGTCTGGATCCATTCCGGTTCGCGCGGCCTGGGCCATCAGGTCTGCTCCGATTATGTGCGCGACTTCCAGAAGGCGGTGCAGAAATATAACATCTCCCTTCCCGATCGTGAGCTGGTATGTGCGCCTTTCAATTCGCCGGAGGGACAGGCGTATTTCGGCGCCATGGCCTCGGCCGCCAACTATGCCTGGGCCAACCGACAGGTCATGGCGGAGCTGGTGCGGCGCACCTTTGAACAGGTGCTCGCCGGCAAGGTCTCCGACTGGCACCTGCGGCAGATTTACGACGTGGCGCACAACATTGTCAAGATCGAGGAGCACGACGTGGACGGCAAGCGCATGAAGCTCATCGTGCACCGCAAGGGCGCCACGCGTGCGTTTGGGCCGGGGCATCCGGTGCTCCCGCCGGCGTACCGGGATACCGGCCAGCCGGTGCTCATCCCGGGCGATATGGGCACCGGGTCG is part of the Anaerolineae bacterium genome and harbors:
- a CDS encoding archease — translated: MGNVSNPAGFEELNHVADRAVHVWAPSLEALFEQAARAMFSLMTDISAIHPERRHEITIETEDLETALVDWLNALLFWRETQGEMYSDFRVRWEDGLLRGEFAGQPGYPTFAVVKAATFHDLRIEQDEQGLWHATIVFDT
- a CDS encoding RtcB family protein yields the protein MVKKTDLRKIDEYLYEIPKEFRPDMRVPARLYADEAILEDALGDRSIEQLVNTATLPGVVRYTLAMPDIHQGYGPPIGGVIATRHPDGIISPGATGYDINCGVRVLVSNITADELRPHLEKLVNALFQNIPSGVGKGGAIRLNTKELDEVMVRGAAFAVERGYGSREDLERTEERGALAGADPAAVSRHARERGSPQLGTLGSGNHFIEVSVVEEVYDPEVADAWGLFPGQIAVWIHSGSRGLGHQVCSDYVRDFQKAVQKYNISLPDRELVCAPFNSPEGQAYFGAMASAANYAWANRQVMAELVRRTFEQVLAGKVSDWHLRQIYDVAHNIVKIEEHDVDGKRMKLIVHRKGATRAFGPGHPVLPPAYRDTGQPVLIPGDMGTGSYLLVGTEKAMRDAFGTTCHGAGRVWSRAQAKKSIRGEELIQQLRQKGIIVRAGSMAGLAEEAPDAYKDVDRVVNVVHKAGLARKVARFRPLGVIKG